From one Gossypium hirsutum isolate 1008001.06 chromosome D08, Gossypium_hirsutum_v2.1, whole genome shotgun sequence genomic stretch:
- the LOC121220195 gene encoding protein trichome birefringence-like 5 isoform X1 — protein sequence MDDSPSISRKTRFALATVVFIALFFFSIVLFSKRTLEPSISVYQESFSLTTSHIHSLVPPFPDPPPPSLPRPAGSEPLNLSTHQDPIPSISQTVKLDSSSNATGVDDPFSAPKRQNPPAGNGAAPEKRNPPPPNNGVVRKGEVKKRKTCDLYTGTWVRDEEYPIYKPGSCPYVDEAFDCHGNGRKDYDYLRWRWKPDGCDLPRFNATDFLERLRGKRLMLVGDSMNRNQFESMLCLLYKGLTDKSKMYEVNGNKVSKGRGYFLFKIKQDYNCTVEFVRSHFLVRQGSRTLSLDLIDKSSRKWKRADILIFNTAHWWVHGKTARGRNYYKEGDYVYPKFDAMEAYQRALKTWAKWIDDNIKPTKQLVFFRGYSSAHFRGGDWNSGGTCHGETEPILKRGAFLETYPPKMKIVEEVIREMKLPVALLNITRLTNSRKDGHPSIYRKGLTEGKKVSSRHQDCSHWCLPGVPDTWNELIYANLFFNEQFSRGKN from the exons atggACGATTCTCCTTCCATTTCGCGAAAAACCCGTTTTGCATTAGCCACAGTTGTCTTCATTGCATTGTTCTTCTTCAGCATTGTTCTTTTCAGTAAACGCACGCTTGAGCCCTCCATTTCCGTTTACCAGGAATCTTTTTCGCTCACCACATCTCAC ATTCACTCTTTAGTTCCCCCTTTTCCCGACCCACCACCGCCATCTCTGCCGCGACCGGCTGGCTCAGAGCCACTGAACTTATCAACCCACCAAGACCCCATCCCTTCAATTTCTCAAACTGTTAAGCTTGACTCTTCTTCAAATGCCACAGGCGTGGACGATCCGTTCTCTGCCCCAAAGAGGCAGAACCCACCTGCTGGTAATGGAGCTGCTCCAGAGAAACGGAACCCACCGCCGCCAAATAACGGAGTTGTTCGCAAGGGTGAAGTGAAGAAGAGGAAAACCTGTGATCTTTACACTGGGACTTGGGTGAGAGACGAAGAGTACCCAATTTACAAACCGGGTTCTTGCCCTTACGTTGACGAGGCTTTTGACTGTCATGGCAATGGAAGGAAAGATTATGATTATTTGAGATGGCGGTGGAAGCCTGATGGCTGTGATCTTCCAAG GTTTAATGCTACGGACTTCTTGGAGAGACTAAGAGGTAAAAGACTGATGCTGGTTGGAGACTCAATGAACCGCAATCAGTTTGAGTCAATGTTATGCCTCCTCTACAAAGGCCTTACCGATAAGAGCAAAATGTACGAGGTCAATGGCAACAAAGTATCAAAAGGAAGAGGGTACTTTTTATTCAAAATCAAG CAGGACTATAACTGTACAGTGGAATTTGTAAGGTCTCATTTTCTTGTACGACAAGGTTCTCGCACTCTATCATTAGATTTAATTGATAAGTCATCTCGTAAATGGAAGCGAGCTGATATTCTCATTTTCAATACCGCCCATTGGTGGGTTCATGGAAAGACTGCCCGAGG GAGAAATTACTACAAAGAAGGTGATTATGTTTATCCGAAATTTGATGCTATGGAAGCTTATCAAAGAGCTTTGAAGACCTGGGCAAAATGGATCGATGACAATATTAAACCCACAAAACAATTGGTCTTCTTTCGTGGATACTCTTCTGCTCATTTCAG AGGTGGAGATTGGAACTCAGGGGGAACTTGTCATGGGGAAACCGAACCAATTTTGAAGAGAGGTGCCTTTCTCGAAACCTATCCTCCGAAAATGAAAATAGTGGAAGAAGTGATTCGGGAAATGAAGTTGCCCGTGGCACTTTTAAACATAACAAGATTGACTAACTCTCGAAAGGATGGCCATCCGTCAATCTACCGCAAGGGATTAACAGAAGGGAAAAAAGTTTCTTCAAGGCATCAAGATTGCAGCCATTGGTGTCTTCCCGGAGTTCCCGATACCTGGAATGAGCTAATCTATGCCAATCTGTTTTTCAACGAACAATTTTCAAGAGGTAAAAATTAA
- the LOC121220195 gene encoding protein trichome birefringence-like 5 isoform X2: MDDSPSISRKTRFALATVVFIALFFFSIVLFSKRTLEPSISVYQESFSLTTSHIHSLVPPFPDPPPPSLPRPAGSEPLNLSTHQDPIPSISQTVKLDSSSNATGVDDPFSAPKRQNPPAGNGAAPEKRNPPPPNNGVVRKGEVKKRKTCDLYTGTWVRDEEYPIYKPGSCPYVDEAFDCHGNGRKDYDYLRWRWKPDGCDLPRFNATDFLERLRGKRLMLVGDSMNRNQFESMLCLLYKGLTDKSKMYEVNGNKVSKGRGYFLFKIKQDYNCTVEFVRSHFLVRQGSRTLSLDLIDKSSRKWKRADILIFNTAHWWVHGKTARGRNYYKEGDYVYPKFDAMEAYQRALKTWAKWIDDNIKPTKQLVFFRGYSSAHFRGGDWNSGGTCHGETEPILKRGAFLETYPPKMKIVEEVIREMKLPVALLNITRLTNSRKDGHPSIYRKGLTEGKKVSSRHQDCSHWCLPGVPDTWNELIYANLFFNEQFSRGKN; the protein is encoded by the exons atggACGATTCTCCTTCCATTTCGCGAAAAACCCGTTTTGCATTAGCCACAGTTGTCTTCATTGCATTGTTCTTCTTCAGCATTGTTCTTTTCAGTAAACGCACGCTTGAGCCCTCCATTTCCGTTTACCAGGAATCTTTTTCGCTCACCAC ATCTCACATTCACTCTTTAGTTCCCCCTTTTCCCGACCCACCACCGCCATCTCTGCCGCGACCGGCTGGCTCAGAGCCACTGAACTTATCAACCCACCAAGACCCCATCCCTTCAATTTCTCAAACTGTTAAGCTTGACTCTTCTTCAAATGCCACAGGCGTGGACGATCCGTTCTCTGCCCCAAAGAGGCAGAACCCACCTGCTGGTAATGGAGCTGCTCCAGAGAAACGGAACCCACCGCCGCCAAATAACGGAGTTGTTCGCAAGGGTGAAGTGAAGAAGAGGAAAACCTGTGATCTTTACACTGGGACTTGGGTGAGAGACGAAGAGTACCCAATTTACAAACCGGGTTCTTGCCCTTACGTTGACGAGGCTTTTGACTGTCATGGCAATGGAAGGAAAGATTATGATTATTTGAGATGGCGGTGGAAGCCTGATGGCTGTGATCTTCCAAG GTTTAATGCTACGGACTTCTTGGAGAGACTAAGAGGTAAAAGACTGATGCTGGTTGGAGACTCAATGAACCGCAATCAGTTTGAGTCAATGTTATGCCTCCTCTACAAAGGCCTTACCGATAAGAGCAAAATGTACGAGGTCAATGGCAACAAAGTATCAAAAGGAAGAGGGTACTTTTTATTCAAAATCAAG CAGGACTATAACTGTACAGTGGAATTTGTAAGGTCTCATTTTCTTGTACGACAAGGTTCTCGCACTCTATCATTAGATTTAATTGATAAGTCATCTCGTAAATGGAAGCGAGCTGATATTCTCATTTTCAATACCGCCCATTGGTGGGTTCATGGAAAGACTGCCCGAGG GAGAAATTACTACAAAGAAGGTGATTATGTTTATCCGAAATTTGATGCTATGGAAGCTTATCAAAGAGCTTTGAAGACCTGGGCAAAATGGATCGATGACAATATTAAACCCACAAAACAATTGGTCTTCTTTCGTGGATACTCTTCTGCTCATTTCAG AGGTGGAGATTGGAACTCAGGGGGAACTTGTCATGGGGAAACCGAACCAATTTTGAAGAGAGGTGCCTTTCTCGAAACCTATCCTCCGAAAATGAAAATAGTGGAAGAAGTGATTCGGGAAATGAAGTTGCCCGTGGCACTTTTAAACATAACAAGATTGACTAACTCTCGAAAGGATGGCCATCCGTCAATCTACCGCAAGGGATTAACAGAAGGGAAAAAAGTTTCTTCAAGGCATCAAGATTGCAGCCATTGGTGTCTTCCCGGAGTTCCCGATACCTGGAATGAGCTAATCTATGCCAATCTGTTTTTCAACGAACAATTTTCAAGAGGTAAAAATTAA
- the LOC121220195 gene encoding protein trichome birefringence-like 5 isoform X3, with product MDDSPSISRKTRFALTTVVFIALFFFSIVLFSKRTLEPSISVYQESFSLTTSHIHSLVPPFPDPPPPSLPRPAGSEPLNLSTHQDPIPSISQTVKLDSSSNATGVDDPFSAPKRQNPPAGNGAAPEKRNPPPPNNGVVRKGEVKKRKTCDLYTGTWVRDEEYPIYKPGSCPYVDEAFDCHGNGRKDYDYLRWRWKPDGCDLPRFNATDFLERLRGKRLMLVGDSMNRNQFESMLCLLYKGLTDKSKMYEVNGNKVSKGRGYFLFKIKDYNCTVEFVRSHFLVRQGSRTLSLDLIDKSSRKWKRADILIFNTAHWWVHGKTARGRNYYKEGDYVYPKFDAMEAYQRALKTWAKWIDDNIKPTKQLVFFRGYSSAHFRGGDWNSGGTCHGETEPILKRGAFLETYPPKMKIVEEVIREMKLPVALLNITRLTNSRKDGHPSIYRKGLTEGKKVSSRHQDCSHWCLPGVPDTWNELIYANLFFNEQFSRGKN from the exons atggACGATTCTCCTTCCATTTCGCGAAAAACCCGTTTTGCATTAACCACAGTTGTCTTCATTGCATTGTTCTTCTTCAGCATTGTTCTTTTCAGTAAACGCACGCTTGAGCCCTCCATTTCCGTTTACCAGGAATCTTTTTCGCTCACCACATCTCACATTCACTCTTTAGTTCCCCCTTTTCCCGACCCACCACCGCCATCTCTGCCGCGACCGGCTGGCTCAGAGCCACTGAACTTATCAACCCACCAAGACCCCATCCCTTCAATTTCTCAAACTGTTAAGCTTGACTCTTCTTCAAATGCCACAGGCGTGGACGATCCGTTCTCTGCCCCAAAGAGGCAGAACCCACCTGCTGGTAATGGAGCTGCTCCAGAGAAACGGAACCCACCGCCGCCAAATAACGGAGTTGTTCGCAAGGGTGAAGTGAAGAAGAGGAAAACCTGTGATCTTTACACTGGGACTTGGGTGAGAGACGAAGAGTACCCAATTTACAAACCGGGTTCTTGCCCTTACGTTGACGAGGCTTTTGACTGTCATGGCAATGGAAGGAAAGATTATGATTATTTGAGATGGCGGTGGAAGCCTGATGGCTGTGATCTTCCAAG GTTTAATGCTACGGACTTCTTGGAGAGACTAAGAGGTAAAAGACTGATGCTGGTTGGAGACTCAATGAACCGCAATCAGTTTGAGTCAATGTTATGCCTCCTCTACAAAGGCCTTACCGATAAGAGCAAAATGTACGAGGTCAATGGCAACAAAGTATCAAAAGGAAGAGGGTACTTTTTATTCAAAATCAAG GACTATAACTGTACAGTGGAATTTGTAAGGTCTCATTTTCTTGTACGACAAGGTTCTCGCACTCTATCATTAGATTTAATTGATAAGTCATCTCGTAAATGGAAGCGAGCTGATATTCTCATTTTCAATACCGCCCATTGGTGGGTTCATGGAAAGACTGCCCGAGG GAGAAATTACTACAAAGAAGGTGATTATGTTTATCCGAAATTTGATGCTATGGAAGCTTATCAAAGAGCTTTGAAGACCTGGGCAAAATGGATCGATGACAATATTAAACCCACAAAACAATTGGTCTTCTTTCGTGGATACTCTTCTGCTCATTTCAG AGGTGGAGATTGGAACTCAGGGGGAACTTGTCATGGGGAAACCGAACCAATTTTGAAGAGAGGTGCCTTTCTCGAAACCTATCCTCCGAAAATGAAAATAGTGGAAGAAGTGATTCGGGAAATGAAGTTGCCCGTGGCACTTTTAAACATAACAAGATTGACTAACTCTCGAAAGGATGGCCATCCGTCAATCTACCGCAAGGGATTAACAGAAGGGAAAAAAGTTTCTTCAAGGCATCAAGATTGCAGCCATTGGTGTCTTCCCGGAGTTCCCGATACCTGGAATGAGCTAATCTATGCCAATCTGTTTTTCAACGAACAATTTTCAAGAGGTAAAAATTAA